From the genome of Lentilactobacillus buchneri, one region includes:
- the yycF gene encoding response regulator YycF yields MAKKILVVDDEKPIVDIEKFNLTKEGYEVSVAYDGEEALQQVKDVDPDLIILDLMLPKVDGLEVAREVRKTKDTPIIMVTAKDSELDKVLGLELGADDYVTKPFSNRELVARVKANLRRQGTNSSSNNEEDENKDIKIGDLVIHPEAYSVSKRGENIELTHREFELLHYLAQHIGQVMTREHLLQTVWGYDYFGDVRTVDVTVRRLREKVEDSPSHPTWLVTRRGVGYYLRNPESDQA; encoded by the coding sequence ATGGCAAAAAAGATACTGGTTGTCGATGACGAAAAACCAATCGTCGACATTGAAAAATTTAATTTAACTAAAGAAGGCTACGAAGTCTCAGTAGCTTATGATGGTGAAGAAGCATTGCAGCAAGTCAAAGACGTTGATCCGGATTTAATTATCTTGGATCTGATGTTACCCAAAGTTGATGGCCTGGAAGTTGCCAGGGAAGTCCGTAAGACTAAGGACACCCCAATCATTATGGTGACTGCCAAAGATTCCGAGTTGGATAAGGTTCTTGGCTTGGAGCTTGGGGCTGATGATTATGTGACCAAGCCATTCTCGAACCGAGAATTAGTCGCCCGTGTGAAGGCTAACCTACGCCGTCAGGGGACCAATAGCAGTTCCAATAACGAAGAAGACGAAAATAAAGATATCAAGATCGGTGATTTGGTGATTCATCCGGAAGCTTACTCAGTTTCCAAACGGGGTGAAAATATTGAATTGACCCACCGTGAATTTGAATTGTTGCATTATTTGGCCCAACACATTGGCCAAGTCATGACCCGGGAGCATTTACTGCAGACCGTTTGGGGCTATGATTATTTTGGTGACGTGAGAACCGTTGATGTCACTGTCCGGCGTCTCCGTGAAAAAGTTGAGGACAGCCCCAGTCATCCAACCTGGCTGGTAACC